A genomic window from Gossypium hirsutum isolate 1008001.06 chromosome D12, Gossypium_hirsutum_v2.1, whole genome shotgun sequence includes:
- the LOC107947481 gene encoding uncharacterized protein — MVDHQTVCCMCGDVGFSDKIFRCNKCRHRFQHSYCSNYYSEFAEPIELCDWCRSEERNSKHGSSSKKSPLMNRNETGIVNRSEYSGDKLKQHNDDHQHEHHHRGKNGGTPSPRPTTRRYKLLKDVMC; from the exons ATGGTAGATCATCAAACTGTTTGCTGCATGTGCGGCGACGTTGGTTTCTCCGATAAAATCTTCCGCTGCAACAAGTGCCGCCACCGCTTTCAACATTC GTATTGCAGTAATTACTACAGTGAGTTCGCTGAGCCGATTGAACTGTGTGATTGGTGTCGAAGCGAAGAAAGAAACTCAAAGCATGGAAGCTCTTCGAAGAAATCACCGTTGATGAACAGAAACGAAACCGGAATCGTAAATCGATCTGAGTATTCGGGTGATAAATTAAAGCAACACAACGATGATCATCAACATGAACATCATCATAGAGGGAAGAACGGTGGGACACCTTCTCCTAGGCCTACGACTCGCAGGTACAAGCTTCTTAAGGATGTCATGTGTTAA